In a genomic window of Mycolicibacter heraklionensis:
- a CDS encoding PE family protein — protein sequence MSFVSALPEELAATAADLRGVGYTVAAQSAAAAAPTTGVIPAAADEVSVLTAAQFARHAQVYQAISKRAAAVHETFVNTLQRSAQSYAATDAANVISFY from the coding sequence ATGTCTTTTGTGTCCGCCTTGCCCGAAGAACTGGCCGCGACAGCGGCCGATCTGCGCGGCGTCGGATATACGGTGGCCGCGCAGAGCGCCGCCGCCGCAGCGCCGACTACCGGCGTGATTCCCGCCGCCGCCGACGAGGTCTCGGTACTGACCGCAGCTCAGTTCGCACGGCACGCCCAGGTGTACCAAGCGATCAGCAAGCGAGCCGCTGCGGTGCACGAGACGTTCGTGAACACGCTGCAGCGCAGCGCGCAGTCATACGCAGCGACCGACGCCGCGAACGTCATCTCGTTCTACTGA
- a CDS encoding PPE family protein, producing the protein MDYGSIPPEINSARMYAGPGSGPMLAAAASWNLLASELRSAATSFEWLVASLSSQGWWGPSASAMAAAAEPYFVWLSVTAEQAEQAAAQAYAAAEAYATAHAMTVPPAAIETNRVLLASLVKTNALGQNTAAIAAAEARYGQMWAQDAVAMYGYAAASATATQLIPFADAPETTNADDQGGQAAGGVGPTDAHAQLPNALRSMASPAEGTSPLSPDWDWTKFFDGLFGDTWGSDDGSGLNINAQLWNTIAATGIFDPGGNIEGFSGLATLGFLARGMDGGTAALSRGGLGPASGMALASATPGGLEAAGRAAGGASSPVAAGVGQATLVGSLSAPPSWAAATPTGAPTAGTGSGWTVAPESRSMTAMPPPIPPGGAGRHGGYGLGTPRYGVKLTVMPRPIVVG; encoded by the coding sequence ATGGACTACGGATCAATTCCACCGGAGATCAACTCGGCACGGATGTACGCCGGACCGGGATCGGGGCCGATGTTGGCCGCTGCGGCCTCCTGGAATCTGCTGGCCTCGGAACTGCGCTCGGCAGCAACATCTTTCGAGTGGTTGGTCGCTAGCCTATCCAGTCAAGGGTGGTGGGGGCCATCGGCATCGGCGATGGCGGCGGCGGCCGAACCCTACTTTGTGTGGCTGAGCGTGACCGCCGAGCAGGCCGAACAGGCTGCGGCACAGGCGTACGCCGCGGCCGAGGCGTATGCCACGGCCCACGCCATGACGGTGCCGCCCGCGGCCATCGAGACCAACCGGGTGCTGCTGGCGTCATTGGTCAAGACCAACGCGCTGGGACAGAACACCGCGGCCATCGCAGCGGCCGAAGCTCGTTACGGCCAGATGTGGGCGCAAGACGCCGTCGCGATGTACGGCTACGCCGCGGCTTCCGCTACCGCCACACAACTGATCCCCTTCGCCGATGCGCCGGAAACCACCAACGCAGACGACCAGGGCGGGCAGGCGGCCGGAGGCGTAGGCCCCACCGATGCCCACGCCCAGCTGCCCAATGCGTTGCGGAGCATGGCGTCGCCGGCGGAGGGCACCTCGCCGTTGTCACCCGATTGGGACTGGACCAAATTCTTCGACGGCCTCTTCGGGGATACCTGGGGCAGCGATGACGGGTCGGGTCTGAATATCAACGCCCAGTTGTGGAACACCATCGCCGCAACCGGCATTTTCGACCCCGGCGGCAACATCGAGGGATTTTCCGGGCTGGCCACGCTCGGGTTTCTGGCACGCGGCATGGATGGCGGCACCGCCGCCCTGTCCCGCGGCGGGCTCGGCCCGGCCTCCGGTATGGCACTGGCGTCGGCGACCCCTGGTGGGCTGGAGGCCGCCGGCCGCGCTGCCGGCGGCGCCAGCTCCCCGGTGGCTGCCGGTGTAGGCCAGGCCACCCTGGTCGGTTCGTTGTCGGCGCCACCCAGCTGGGCGGCGGCCACCCCGACAGGTGCTCCCACCGCCGGGACGGGTAGCGGCTGGACCGTCGCCCCGGAAAGCAGGTCGATGACCGCCATGCCTCCCCCGATTCCTCCGGGTGGCGCCGGCCGCCACGGCGGCTACGGTCTCGGCACACCGCGCTATGGGGTCAAGCTCACCGTCATGCCGCGTCCCATCGTGGTCGGGTAG